One genomic region from Nilaparvata lugens isolate BPH chromosome 3, ASM1435652v1, whole genome shotgun sequence encodes:
- the LOC111050438 gene encoding uncharacterized protein LOC111050438 — protein MISAKKDGLENVNCQNKYDGVLNIDVINHGIGKTMLNSVSCCGDEAIKSTSPSSRIKLEYFNISRRERLSHLDNQGKCIASYEDTINKLSNINGNYKSRLSTEQTLNKYENIRVNNSLAIGQSENRVQSHSESISKSIEAREKKVNDEVGNTSNYSNEKEGNKAMERGKINIKDRSFQVRKAHYLRLIGNHAYLNKFDREQKRNCSRDLHVSKIKSSNGSAQEISRRIIINQQIENMKSGFKSSSEQLTMLDESLNDHFSKAHEKTARNFDKPVHIGKLPKNIKMNNEKPNAVFPHSPESFQAINRQSNHNLQSEQKNNMEKNPTSYQTRYDKIISSSSSSSNTSISDDDTNSLKQKIDLKNEGYNGSALEKCQSAGKRGEGDCNLVSNSNNLSVKILLPLRESRNHSSKSRAGKCIKSLKLQNKLKDKLENDSQRKQQTVEREHQLYYNFLLPENNFIEKCFGGTTENATSQNIQNPAIQRENSSNTNTVIQRDSLHTNQDFSSESTTRVEFMSVHKRRSRNRNSKPKGSHQGEREKKKVYPGNIVKMREDETPCEYLNQFSSILIDNLKDPIPKDPLNLPSACNVYVPVREHPIPLEQYAKHYISTSNFTVTSETLSEASDSKSQSIKTSKSIIILKKISELTKISDDKNKTKKCLKEKTIEKGKYNKRLHRQSDQSFVERPCCCFIQ, from the coding sequence ATGATATCTGCCAAGAAGGATGGTCTAGAAAATGTTAATTGTCAAAATAAGTATGATGGTGTCCTAAATATAGATGTCATAAATCATGGGATTGGTAAAACAATGTTGAATAGCGTTTCTTGCTGTGGTGATGAAGCAATCAAATCTACATCTCCTAGTAGTAGGATAAAACTTGAATATTTCAACATTAGTAGACGTGAGAGATTGTCACATTTGGATAATCAAGGAAAATGTATAGCTTCATATGAGGACACAATCAATAAATTGTCCAATATCAATGGAAATTACAAAAGTAGATTATCAACTGAACAAACacttaataaatatgaaaacatAAGAGTTAACAATTCCCTAGCAATTGGGCAATCAGAAAATAGGGTACAATCTCATTCTGAATCAATAAGTAAAAGTATTGAAgcaagagagaaaaaagtgaaTGATGAAGTTGGAAATACGTCTAATTATTCTAATGAGAAAGAAGGGAATAAGGCAATGGAAAGAGGgaaaatcaatataaaagaTCGAAGTTTTCAAGTGAGGAAGGCACACTATCTGCGACTGATTGGGAATCATgcttatttgaataaatttgatcgaGAACAGAAAAGAAACTGTTCCAGGGATTTACATGTATCCAAAATTAAGAGTTCGAATGGAAGTGCCCAAGAAATTAGTAGgagaattattataaatcaacaaattgaaaatatgaaatcaGGTTTTAAGTCATCTTCAGAGCAACTGACAATGCTTGATGAAAGTTTAAATGATCATTTCTCCAAAGCACATGAAAAAACTGCGAGAAATTTTGATAAACCGGTTCATATTGGAAAACttccaaaaaatataaaaatgaataatgaaaaaccaAATGCTGTGTTTCCACATTCTCCTGAGTCTTTCCAGGCTATAAACAGACAAAGTAATCATAATTTGCAAAGCGAACAGAAGAACAATATGGAAAAAAATCCTACCTCATATCAGACTAGATATGACAAGATTATCAGCTCTTCAAGTAGTTCGTCAAATACTTCCATCAGTGATGATGATACAAACAGTctcaaacaaaaaattgatcTGAAGAATGAAGGATATAATGGTTCAGCACTGGAGAAGTGCCAATCAGCTGGAAAGAGAGGCGAAGGAGATTGTAATTTGGTATCCAATTCTAACAATTTATCAGTGAAAATACTCTTGCCACTAAGAGAAAGCAGAAATCATTCTTCAAAATCTAGAGCTGGGAAATGTATAAAGAGTTTGAAACTCCAGAACAAATTGAAGGATAAATTAGAAAATGATTCTcaaagaaaacagcaaacaGTTGAACGCGAGCATCAACTGTATTACAATTTCTTATTACCCGagaacaattttattgaaaaatgttttggGGGCACGACTGAAAATGCTACATCACAAAATATTCAGAATCCAGCCATTCAGAGGGAAAATTCAAGTAATACTAACACTGTTATACAGAGAGATTCTCTTCATACAAATCAAGATTTCTCTTCTGAGAGTACTACTAGGGTAGAGTTCATGTCAGTTCATAAGAGAAGATCTCGAAACCGTAATTCGAAGCCAAAAGGTTCTCACCAAGgtgagagagaaaagaaaaaggTCTATCCTGGTAATATAGTGAAAATGAGAGAAGATGAAACACCGTGTGAATATCTCAACCAGTTTTCATCTATTCTGATTGATAATCTCAAAGATCCTATTCCAAAAGATCCTCTCAATCTACCATCTGCCTGTAATGTCTATGTTCCAGTAAGGGAACATCCGATACCTTTAGAACAATATGCAAAGCATTATATCAGTACGTCCAATTTTACAGTAACTAGTGAAACTTTGAGTGAAGCCAGTGATTCCAAGAGTCAATCTA